A DNA window from Hydrogenophaga taeniospiralis contains the following coding sequences:
- a CDS encoding GNAT family N-acetyltransferase, with translation MTFTTDTTLTGQHAQLVPLRPAHHDDLVEAVRDGELWKLWYTSVPTPEGMAAEIERRLGLQKTGSMLPFAVLDASGKAVGMTTFMNIDAANRRVEIGSTWYRTAVQRSPLNTECKRLLLTHAFETLDCIAVEFRTHFFNHQSRRGIERLGAKLDGVLRSHQINRHPDAQGALRDTCVYSIVATEWPTVKAHLDYQLTRPRT, from the coding sequence ATGACCTTCACCACCGACACCACCCTGACCGGCCAGCACGCCCAGCTGGTGCCCTTGCGCCCCGCCCACCACGACGACCTGGTCGAGGCCGTGCGCGACGGCGAACTCTGGAAGCTCTGGTACACCAGCGTCCCCACACCCGAGGGCATGGCCGCCGAAATCGAACGCCGCCTGGGCCTGCAGAAAACCGGCAGCATGCTGCCGTTCGCGGTGCTGGACGCCAGCGGCAAAGCGGTCGGCATGACCACCTTCATGAACATCGACGCCGCCAACCGCCGGGTCGAGATCGGCTCCACCTGGTACCGCACCGCCGTGCAGCGCAGCCCGCTCAACACCGAGTGCAAGCGCCTGCTGTTGACCCACGCGTTCGAGACGCTGGACTGCATCGCGGTGGAGTTCCGCACCCACTTCTTCAACCACCAGAGCCGGCGCGGCATCGAGCGCCTGGGCGCCAAACTGGACGGCGTGCTGCGATCGCACCAGATCAACCGCCACCCCGACGCGCAGGGCGCGCTGCGCGACACCTGCGTTTACAGCATCGTCGCGACCGAGTGGCCGACGGTGAAGGCCCATCTGGATTACCAGCTGACACGCCCCCGAACATGA
- a CDS encoding isocitrate lyase/PEP mutase family protein encodes MNTAEKATAFRNLHGNSGCFLMPNAWDAGSARILSAQGFSALGTTSAGIAFSRGLPDGAEALGRAEMMDAVHRIASSVSVPVSADLEAGFGTGPDEVAQTVAMAIQAGAVGGNIEDASPDSPTGLYDLALAVDRIRAARAASPWFTLTARTDTCLTGGAQALPQAIERCQAFVEAGADCVFVPGLTTAADIERLVHEVAAPVNAVMGLASSSLTVADLRGLGVRRISVGGSLARASLGLVRRAARTMLEHGRFDYAEQQIPDAELCGFFALDDATARRQGPY; translated from the coding sequence ATGAACACCGCAGAAAAGGCCACCGCTTTCAGGAATCTGCATGGGAACAGCGGCTGCTTCCTGATGCCCAATGCCTGGGACGCGGGCAGCGCCCGCATCCTGTCGGCCCAGGGGTTCTCGGCACTGGGCACCACCAGCGCCGGCATCGCGTTTTCACGCGGGCTTCCGGACGGCGCGGAGGCCCTCGGTCGCGCCGAGATGATGGACGCCGTGCACCGCATCGCCTCATCGGTTTCGGTGCCCGTCAGCGCCGACCTGGAGGCGGGCTTCGGTACCGGCCCGGACGAGGTGGCGCAAACCGTTGCCATGGCCATCCAGGCCGGCGCCGTTGGCGGCAACATCGAGGATGCCAGCCCCGACAGCCCAACCGGTCTGTACGACCTGGCACTCGCCGTTGACCGCATTCGCGCGGCACGCGCCGCAAGCCCCTGGTTCACGCTCACCGCGAGGACAGACACCTGCCTGACCGGTGGTGCACAGGCCCTGCCGCAGGCCATCGAACGGTGCCAGGCCTTCGTGGAGGCGGGCGCGGATTGCGTCTTTGTTCCAGGCCTGACGACCGCCGCTGACATCGAACGACTGGTCCACGAAGTGGCCGCGCCGGTCAATGCCGTGATGGGATTGGCCTCGTCTTCGTTGACGGTGGCGGACCTGCGCGGCCTGGGCGTGCGGCGCATCAGCGTCGGGGGCAGCCTCGCGCGCGCCAGCCTCGGACTGGTGCGCCGAGCCGCACGGACCATGCTGGAACACGGGCGGTTCGACTACGCTGAACAGCAGATTCCAGACGCCGAGCTCTGTGGCTTCTTTGCCCTGGATGACGCCACCGCCAGGCGCCAGGGCCCCTACTGA
- a CDS encoding ABC transporter permease, which yields MANSGTTQPLAGTLPSGPAPGSAGAGGTGSLARQLRRADRRKKLRALALTLPLLAFLLVFFLVPLASLLVRAVENPEVADALPRTGQALADWDRNSPPPAAAYAAVLADLSAIEETAQAGVLARRLNSEVAGARSLVMGTYRALPLGDNLGPDEARAKLIEHDARWEELPYWQTIAKNSSRWTPDYLLTAIDFKRNAQGDIERVGAGEAAFSDILGRTFQISAIVTVIALLMAYPLAYWLSTLSERKANVLLILVLLPFWTSVLVRIAAWIVLLQNNGLVNRFLIWLGATDAPIPLLFNRLGVIVAMVHILLPFAILPLYSVMKSVPSNYLRAAVSLGSPPLAAFFRVYLPQTYPGVAAGGLLVFITSIGYYVTPALLGGPGDQMLSYYVAQYTNVEVNWGMACALGGVLLTATMVLYVLYRKVSKAELSLG from the coding sequence ATGGCGAACAGCGGAACCACCCAGCCATTGGCCGGCACGCTCCCGTCCGGGCCGGCACCCGGCAGCGCCGGGGCTGGCGGCACCGGCAGCCTGGCCCGGCAGTTGCGCCGGGCCGATCGGCGCAAGAAGCTGCGCGCACTGGCGCTCACGCTGCCGCTGCTGGCGTTTTTGCTGGTGTTCTTTCTGGTTCCGCTGGCGTCACTGCTCGTGCGGGCGGTTGAAAACCCGGAAGTGGCCGACGCCCTGCCCCGCACGGGGCAGGCGCTGGCCGACTGGGACCGCAACAGCCCGCCCCCCGCCGCTGCCTACGCAGCGGTGCTGGCCGACCTCTCGGCCATTGAAGAGACCGCGCAGGCCGGCGTGCTGGCCCGCCGCCTCAACAGCGAAGTGGCCGGCGCACGCTCGCTGGTTATGGGCACCTACCGCGCCCTGCCCCTGGGCGACAACCTGGGCCCGGACGAAGCCCGCGCCAAACTGATCGAACACGACGCGCGCTGGGAAGAATTGCCCTACTGGCAGACCATCGCCAAGAACAGCTCGCGCTGGACACCCGACTACCTGCTGACCGCGATCGACTTCAAGCGCAACGCGCAAGGCGACATCGAACGCGTGGGCGCCGGCGAAGCCGCCTTCAGCGACATCCTGGGCCGCACCTTCCAGATCAGCGCCATCGTCACGGTGATCGCCCTGTTGATGGCCTACCCGCTCGCCTACTGGCTCTCCACGCTCTCCGAGCGCAAAGCCAACGTGCTGCTGATCCTGGTGCTGCTGCCGTTCTGGACCTCGGTGCTGGTGCGCATCGCGGCCTGGATCGTGCTGCTGCAGAACAACGGCCTGGTCAACCGGTTCCTGATCTGGCTGGGCGCCACCGATGCGCCCATTCCCCTGCTGTTCAATCGCCTGGGTGTGATCGTCGCCATGGTGCACATCCTGCTGCCCTTTGCCATCCTGCCGCTGTACAGCGTCATGAAATCGGTGCCCTCCAACTACCTGCGGGCCGCCGTGTCGCTGGGCAGCCCGCCGCTGGCGGCGTTCTTCCGCGTCTACCTGCCGCAGACCTACCCCGGCGTGGCCGCCGGTGGTCTGCTGGTCTTCATCACCAGCATCGGCTACTACGTCACCCCCGCCCTGCTCGGTGGCCCGGGCGACCAGATGCTGAGCTACTACGTGGCGCAGTACACCAACGTCGAAGTCAACTGGGGCATGGCCTGCGCGCTCGGTGGCGTGCTGCTGACGGCCACCATGGTGCTGTACGTGCTCTACCGCAAGGTCTCAAAGGCCGAACTGAGCCTGGGTTGA
- a CDS encoding ABC transporter permease, whose translation MKLLPVFPAYYKLLDKLGWFALRGTGIAVLAYLLLPVVVIIPLSFSDSSFLAYPIEGWSLQWYREMWNSSDWARATRNSFIVAPLATLLATVLGTLAAVGLSQSRFFGKGFITGLLIAPMVVPIVVVGVSSYLYFARWGLNDTYLGLVIVHAALGAPFVVTTVLATLQSFNHNLVKASLSLGASPLETFFRVTLPVIAPGVISGALFAFATSFDEVVVTLFLAGPEQVTLPRQMFTGIRENISPTIAAVATLLILFTTALMLTLEWLRGRRK comes from the coding sequence ATGAAACTCCTGCCCGTCTTCCCCGCCTACTACAAGCTGCTCGACAAGCTCGGCTGGTTTGCCCTGCGCGGCACCGGCATCGCCGTGCTGGCCTACCTGCTGTTGCCGGTGGTGGTGATCATTCCGCTGTCGTTCAGCGACTCGTCCTTTCTGGCCTACCCCATCGAAGGCTGGTCGCTGCAGTGGTACCGCGAGATGTGGAATTCGTCCGACTGGGCGCGTGCCACCCGCAACAGCTTCATCGTGGCCCCACTGGCCACCCTGCTCGCCACGGTACTGGGCACGCTCGCCGCCGTGGGGCTGTCGCAAAGCCGGTTCTTCGGCAAGGGATTCATCACCGGCCTGCTGATCGCGCCCATGGTGGTGCCGATCGTGGTGGTCGGCGTGAGCAGCTACCTGTACTTCGCCAGATGGGGCCTGAACGACACCTATCTGGGCCTGGTGATCGTGCACGCGGCGCTGGGTGCGCCCTTCGTGGTCACCACCGTGCTGGCCACGCTGCAGAGCTTCAACCACAACCTGGTCAAGGCCAGCCTGAGCCTGGGCGCGAGCCCGCTGGAAACCTTCTTCCGCGTCACGCTGCCGGTCATCGCGCCCGGGGTGATCTCGGGCGCGTTGTTCGCGTTCGCCACCTCGTTCGACGAGGTCGTGGTCACACTGTTCCTCGCCGGCCCCGAGCAGGTCACGCTGCCGCGCCAGATGTTCACCGGCATCCGCGAAAACATCTCGCCCACCATCGCCGCCGTTGCCACGTTGCTGATCCTGTTCACCACCGCGCTCATGCTCACGCTGGAGTGGCTGCGCGGGCGCCGCAAGTGA
- a CDS encoding ABC transporter substrate-binding protein: MPSPRLFLLALALPVMASAQTAPLVVANFGGANGKAQEVAFLKPFARESNSAAQGVEYDGDLGAVRKMVQARKPTWDVVEVESSELTVGCKEGLFEPFDKAQVKNASMLMPGSVQACGVGAFVWSTVLAYNSATLKTAPTGWVDFWDVKRFPGKRGMRKGARYNLEFALMADGVHRRDVYATLGTEAGLQRALNKLQQLKPHIVWWESGSQPPKALASGEWVMSTAYNGRISAAVADGADGLTIAWNDAIYDLDYWAIVKGSPRADRARAFVNFATSDPAQLAFSREITYGPTNYNAILAYDTGRKRVLDDKHLIDLSMAPSDLPSAPGNLRRSLAFSPSYWVSNGAQIEKKLAELLK, from the coding sequence ATGCCATCCCCACGCCTTTTTCTGCTGGCCCTCGCACTCCCCGTGATGGCATCGGCCCAGACGGCACCCCTGGTGGTCGCCAATTTCGGCGGCGCCAACGGCAAGGCCCAGGAAGTCGCGTTCCTCAAACCCTTTGCCCGTGAATCGAACTCGGCCGCCCAGGGCGTGGAGTACGACGGCGACCTCGGCGCGGTGCGCAAGATGGTGCAGGCCAGGAAGCCCACCTGGGACGTGGTCGAGGTGGAGTCGTCGGAACTGACCGTGGGCTGCAAGGAAGGTCTGTTCGAGCCCTTCGACAAGGCCCAGGTCAAGAACGCGTCGATGCTCATGCCCGGCAGCGTGCAGGCCTGCGGTGTCGGCGCTTTCGTCTGGTCGACCGTGCTGGCCTACAACAGCGCGACGCTGAAGACCGCACCGACCGGCTGGGTCGATTTCTGGGACGTCAAGAGATTTCCGGGCAAGCGCGGCATGCGCAAGGGCGCCCGCTACAACCTCGAATTCGCGTTGATGGCCGACGGTGTGCACCGCCGCGACGTCTACGCCACGCTGGGCACCGAGGCCGGCCTGCAGCGTGCGCTCAACAAGTTGCAGCAGCTCAAGCCCCACATCGTCTGGTGGGAATCGGGCTCACAACCGCCCAAGGCGCTGGCCAGCGGCGAATGGGTCATGAGCACGGCCTACAACGGGCGCATCTCGGCCGCCGTGGCCGACGGTGCTGATGGCCTGACCATCGCCTGGAACGACGCGATCTACGACCTCGACTACTGGGCCATCGTCAAGGGCTCGCCCCGTGCCGACCGGGCGCGCGCCTTCGTGAACTTCGCGACGTCGGACCCGGCGCAACTGGCCTTCTCGCGCGAGATCACCTACGGCCCGACCAACTACAACGCGATCCTCGCTTACGACACCGGCCGCAAGCGAGTGCTCGACGACAAGCACCTGATCGACCTGTCGATGGCGCCCAGCGACCTGCCCTCGGCCCCCGGCAACCTGCGTCGCTCGCTGGCTTTCAGCCCATCATACTGGGTGAGCAACGGTGCGCAGATCGAAAAGAAGCTGGCCGAGCTGCTGAAGTGA
- a CDS encoding RT0821/Lpp0805 family surface protein, giving the protein MRFPAQMVLVGALTAALVGCGATGGPKETGGTVIGGVLGGALGSQVGGGRGRTAATIVGALIGANIGANVGRSMDDNDRRRTAYALETSSTGQPTQWVNPDTRNQYTVTPTRTYESAGAPCREYTMRAVVGGRPDDVYGRACRQPDGSWQVVN; this is encoded by the coding sequence ATGCGTTTCCCTGCACAAATGGTTCTCGTTGGCGCGCTCACAGCGGCGCTCGTCGGATGCGGCGCAACGGGTGGTCCGAAAGAGACCGGTGGCACGGTCATTGGCGGCGTGCTCGGCGGCGCCCTGGGGTCGCAGGTGGGTGGTGGGCGGGGGCGCACGGCGGCCACGATTGTGGGCGCCCTGATCGGCGCCAACATCGGCGCCAACGTCGGGCGTTCCATGGACGACAACGACCGGCGGCGCACGGCCTATGCCCTGGAAACCTCCAGCACGGGCCAGCCGACCCAGTGGGTCAACCCCGATACCCGCAACCAGTACACCGTGACGCCCACACGCACCTATGAGTCGGCGGGCGCACCCTGTCGCGAATACACGATGCGGGCGGTGGTGGGTGGACGTCCCGACGACGTGTATGGCCGGGCCTGCCGGCAACCCGATGGCAGCTGGCAGGTGGTGAACTGA
- a CDS encoding cupin domain-containing protein produces the protein MSRPQAVPTVQISNERVIVTEWRFAPGAETGWHRHAHDYVVVPMTGGELLLETPEGHRTSPLTPGQSYTRNVGVEHNVINPTQHEVVFVEIEMR, from the coding sequence ATGAGTCGCCCCCAGGCCGTCCCCACCGTGCAGATTTCCAATGAACGCGTCATCGTCACCGAGTGGCGGTTCGCACCCGGCGCGGAAACCGGCTGGCACCGCCACGCGCACGACTATGTGGTCGTCCCCATGACCGGTGGCGAACTGCTGCTGGAAACCCCAGAAGGCCACCGCACGTCGCCATTGACACCGGGACAGTCCTACACGCGCAACGTCGGCGTGGAACACAACGTCATCAACCCCACGCAACACGAAGTCGTGTTCGTGGAAATCGAAATGCGCTGA
- a CDS encoding NAD-dependent succinate-semialdehyde dehydrogenase, which translates to MDMKTSPLALLKDPTLLKTDALINGEWVKGSSRFDVLDPATGQKLADVANLGPADAEKAIAAANAAWAGWKTKTAKERSIILRKWYDLLMANQDDLGRIMTAEQGKPLPEAKGEVAYGASFVEWFAEEAKRVNGETLPQFDNNRRLMVLKQPIGVCAAITPWNFPLAMITRKVAPALAAGCPVIIKPAELTPLTALAAAELAIRAGIPAGVLNMITADASNSIAVGKVICASDVVRHISFTGSTEVGRILMAQSAPTVKKMSLELGGNAPFIVFNDADIDSAVEGAFASKYRNAGQTCVCSNRLYVQEGVYDEFVAKFAAKVKTAKVGNGFEDGVNQGPLIEEAALEKVQRHVDDARAKGGRVLVGGNRLSGQFFEPTVVADATSDMLCAREETFGPFAPVFKFKTEQEAIDAANNTEFGLASYFYSRDIGRIYRVAEALEYGMVGINVGILATEHVPFGGVKQSGLGREGSHHGMDDYVEIKYLCLGDIQK; encoded by the coding sequence ATGGACATGAAGACTTCCCCCCTGGCCCTGCTCAAGGACCCGACCCTGCTGAAAACCGACGCGCTGATCAACGGCGAGTGGGTCAAGGGCAGCAGCCGCTTTGACGTGCTCGACCCGGCCACCGGCCAGAAGCTGGCCGATGTGGCCAACCTCGGCCCGGCCGATGCCGAAAAGGCCATTGCCGCCGCCAACGCCGCGTGGGCCGGCTGGAAAACCAAGACCGCCAAGGAGCGCAGCATCATTCTGCGCAAGTGGTACGACCTGTTGATGGCCAACCAGGACGACCTGGGCCGCATCATGACCGCCGAGCAGGGCAAGCCCCTGCCGGAAGCCAAGGGCGAAGTCGCCTACGGCGCCAGCTTCGTCGAGTGGTTCGCCGAAGAGGCCAAGCGCGTCAACGGCGAGACCCTGCCGCAGTTCGACAACAACCGACGCCTGATGGTGCTCAAGCAGCCGATCGGCGTCTGCGCGGCCATCACGCCCTGGAACTTCCCGCTGGCCATGATCACGCGCAAGGTCGCGCCCGCGCTGGCGGCCGGCTGCCCGGTGATCATCAAGCCCGCCGAACTCACGCCGCTGACCGCGCTGGCCGCGGCCGAGCTGGCCATCCGCGCCGGCATCCCGGCCGGCGTGCTCAACATGATCACCGCCGATGCGTCCAACTCCATCGCCGTGGGCAAGGTCATCTGCGCCTCCGACGTGGTGCGCCACATCAGCTTCACCGGCTCCACCGAAGTCGGCCGCATCCTGATGGCGCAGAGCGCGCCCACGGTGAAAAAGATGTCGCTGGAACTCGGCGGCAACGCGCCCTTCATCGTGTTCAACGACGCCGACATCGACTCGGCGGTCGAAGGTGCGTTCGCCAGCAAGTACCGCAACGCCGGCCAGACCTGCGTCTGCTCCAACCGCCTCTATGTGCAAGAAGGCGTGTACGACGAGTTCGTCGCCAAGTTCGCCGCCAAGGTCAAGACCGCCAAGGTCGGCAACGGTTTTGAAGACGGCGTGAACCAGGGTCCGCTGATCGAGGAAGCTGCGCTGGAGAAGGTGCAGCGCCACGTGGACGACGCCCGCGCCAAGGGTGGCCGGGTTCTGGTCGGCGGCAACCGCCTGAGCGGCCAGTTCTTCGAACCCACCGTGGTGGCCGACGCCACCTCAGACATGCTCTGCGCCCGCGAGGAAACCTTCGGCCCCTTCGCGCCGGTGTTCAAGTTCAAGACCGAGCAGGAAGCGATTGACGCCGCGAACAACACCGAGTTCGGCCTCGCCAGCTATTTCTACAGCCGCGACATCGGCCGCATCTACCGCGTGGCCGAAGCGCTGGAATACGGCATGGTCGGCATCAACGTCGGCATCCTGGCCACCGAACACGTGCCGTTCGGCGGCGTGAAGCAATCGGGCCTGGGCCGCGAGGGCTCGCACCACGGCATGGACGACTACGTCGAGATCAAGTACCTCTGCCTGGGCGACATCCAGAAATAG
- a CDS encoding inorganic phosphate transporter, which yields MISMLGSLEPWLLISLLVALLFVLAFEFINGFHDTANAVATVIYTRAMPPSVAVFSSGVFNFLGVLLGGVGVAYAIVHLLPVELLIDVDSGRGLAMVFSLLTAAIAWNLGTWFLGIPASSSHTLIGSILGVGMANALITDIELSQGVNWQKAIDIAISLVLSPLAGFLVAGLILVVLKWWKPRSTMHKTPEKRMEDVGKKHPPFWSRMVLVLSALGVSFVHGSNDGQKGIGLIMLVLIGIVPSYFVLDLSSSKYEIDRTRDAAVYLSDFYQRNNATLSTYLALGKANGSELPAKFRCDPHQTEITIAALQRGLVGVTSYTTLAPRTRVDIRRYILCLDDTARKVSRLAYLPAEEKRDLARLRKDLTASTEYAPFWVVIAVALALGIGTMIGWKRVVKTVGEKIGKQGMTYSQGMSAQVTAAMAIGMANVFSLPVSTTHVLSSGVAGTMVANRSGLQSKTISSILIAWVLTLPVSMALAAGLYWMAHRVFIA from the coding sequence ATGATCTCCATGCTCGGAAGCCTCGAACCCTGGCTCCTCATCAGCCTGCTGGTGGCCCTGCTGTTCGTTCTCGCCTTTGAATTCATCAACGGATTCCACGACACCGCCAACGCGGTGGCAACCGTGATCTACACCCGGGCCATGCCACCCTCGGTGGCGGTCTTTTCTTCCGGCGTGTTCAACTTCCTCGGCGTGCTGCTGGGTGGCGTGGGCGTGGCTTACGCCATCGTGCACCTCCTGCCGGTCGAGTTGCTGATCGACGTGGACTCCGGCCGGGGCCTGGCCATGGTGTTCTCGCTGCTGACCGCAGCCATCGCCTGGAACCTGGGGACCTGGTTCCTCGGCATTCCCGCGTCCAGTTCACACACCCTCATCGGCTCCATCCTGGGTGTGGGCATGGCCAATGCCCTGATCACAGACATCGAGCTGTCGCAAGGCGTGAACTGGCAGAAGGCGATCGACATCGCGATTTCGCTGGTCCTGTCGCCCCTGGCGGGTTTCCTGGTGGCGGGCCTGATCCTGGTGGTACTGAAATGGTGGAAACCGCGATCGACCATGCACAAGACGCCCGAAAAGCGGATGGAAGACGTGGGCAAGAAACACCCCCCTTTCTGGAGCCGCATGGTACTGGTGCTCTCGGCGCTGGGCGTGAGCTTTGTGCACGGCTCCAACGACGGACAGAAGGGCATCGGCCTGATCATGCTGGTGCTGATCGGCATCGTGCCTTCCTATTTCGTGCTCGACCTGAGCAGCAGCAAATACGAGATCGACCGCACGCGGGACGCCGCCGTGTACCTCAGCGATTTTTACCAGCGCAACAACGCCACGCTGTCCACGTACCTTGCGCTGGGCAAGGCGAACGGCAGCGAACTGCCCGCGAAATTCCGCTGCGACCCGCACCAGACCGAAATCACCATCGCCGCACTGCAGCGCGGTCTGGTTGGCGTGACCAGTTACACCACCCTTGCCCCCCGTACCCGCGTGGACATCCGCCGCTACATCCTGTGCCTGGACGACACGGCTCGCAAGGTGTCCCGCCTGGCCTACCTGCCCGCGGAAGAAAAGCGCGATCTCGCGCGCCTGCGCAAGGACCTCACCGCGTCCACCGAATACGCCCCTTTCTGGGTGGTGATTGCGGTGGCCCTTGCGCTGGGCATCGGCACCATGATCGGCTGGAAACGTGTGGTCAAGACCGTGGGTGAAAAGATCGGCAAGCAGGGCATGACCTACTCCCAGGGCATGAGCGCGCAGGTGACCGCCGCCATGGCCATCGGCATGGCCAACGTGTTCTCGCTACCGGTATCGACCACCCACGTGCTCTCGTCCGGCGTGGCCGGCACCATGGTGGCCAACCGCAGTGGCCTGCAAAGCAAGACCATCAGCAGCATCCTGATTGCGTGGGTCCTGACACTGCCGGTGTCCATGGCGCTGGCCGCCGGCCTGTACTGGATGGCCCATCGCGTCTTCATCGCCTGA
- the speB gene encoding agmatinase codes for MPHPTHFNQPLGGNVMPRFGGLASMMRLPVATSAHGLNAGFIGVPLDTGTSHRPGARFGPRQIRAESCLIRPYNMATGAAPFDALQVADLGDVAINTYNLLKSVDLIEQHYRPIIEAGCIPLTLGGDHTIALPILRAMKATHGPVAMIHVDAHADVNPDMFGEAIAHGTPFRRAVEEGLLVGDKVWQIGLRGSGYSADDFDWPRQQGFTIVPAHEVWWTSLAPLMAQIRDRIGPDTPTYLSFDIDGIDPAYAGGTGTPEIGGLNVPQALEIVRGCRGLNLVGCDLVEVSPAYDTSGNTALLGANLLFEMLCVLPGVAYR; via the coding sequence ATGCCCCATCCCACCCATTTCAACCAGCCGCTGGGCGGCAACGTCATGCCGCGTTTCGGTGGCCTGGCCAGCATGATGCGGCTGCCGGTCGCAACCAGTGCCCACGGCCTGAACGCCGGCTTCATCGGCGTGCCCCTGGACACCGGCACCAGCCACCGCCCGGGCGCGCGCTTCGGCCCGCGCCAGATCCGCGCCGAGTCCTGCCTGATCCGCCCCTACAACATGGCGACCGGCGCCGCGCCCTTCGACGCGCTGCAGGTGGCCGACCTCGGCGACGTGGCCATCAACACCTACAACCTGCTGAAGTCGGTGGACCTCATCGAGCAGCACTACCGCCCCATCATCGAGGCCGGCTGCATCCCGCTCACGCTGGGCGGCGACCACACGATCGCCCTGCCCATCCTGCGCGCCATGAAAGCGACACACGGCCCGGTGGCGATGATCCACGTGGACGCCCACGCCGACGTGAACCCCGACATGTTCGGCGAGGCCATCGCCCACGGCACACCGTTTCGCCGTGCGGTGGAAGAAGGCCTGCTGGTCGGCGACAAGGTCTGGCAGATCGGCTTGCGCGGCAGCGGTTATTCGGCCGACGATTTCGACTGGCCGCGCCAGCAGGGCTTCACCATCGTGCCCGCGCACGAGGTCTGGTGGACCAGCCTGGCGCCATTGATGGCGCAGATCCGCGACAGGATCGGCCCCGACACGCCCACCTACCTGAGCTTCGACATCGACGGCATCGACCCGGCCTACGCCGGCGGCACCGGCACGCCCGAGATCGGTGGCCTGAACGTGCCGCAGGCGCTGGAGATCGTGCGCGGCTGCCGCGGCCTGAACCTGGTGGGCTGCGACCTGGTCGAAGTTTCTCCGGCCTATGACACCAGCGGCAACACCGCGCTGCTGGGCGCCAACCTGCTGTTTGAAATGCTCTGCGTGTTGCCCGGCGTGGCCTACCGCTGA